The Shewanella mangrovisoli genome has a window encoding:
- the asnS gene encoding asparagine--tRNA ligase: MSIASVASVFKGEHAVGSTVTVRGWVRTRRDSKAGISFLAVYDGSCFNPIQGVVPNSLENYDNEVLKLTAGCSVIVTGEIVESPGAGQAYELQVTDVEVTGWVEDPDTYPMAAKRHSIEHLRELAHLRPRTNIIGAVARVRNCLSQAIHRFYHENGFVWVSTPLITASDCEGAGEMFRVSTLDMENLPRTDDGKVDYDKDFFGKEAFLTVSGQLNGETYACALSKIYTFGPTFRAENSNTSRHLAEFWMVEPEVAFATLSDIASLAEGMLKYAFNAVLAERMDDLEFFAQHVDKTVIERLQSFVSSDFAQVDYTDAVDILQKCGREFEFPVSWGIDLSSEHERYLAEEHFKAPVVVKNYPKDIKAFYMRLNEDGKTVAAMDVLAPGIGEIIGGSQREERLDVLDMRLEEMDLNKEDYWWYRDLRRYGTVPHSGFGLGFERLVSYVTGVSNIRDVIPFPRAPRTANF, encoded by the coding sequence ATGAGCATTGCATCGGTCGCTTCTGTATTTAAAGGTGAGCACGCAGTTGGTTCGACAGTCACAGTCCGTGGCTGGGTCAGAACCCGTCGTGACTCTAAAGCTGGCATCTCTTTTTTAGCTGTCTATGACGGCTCCTGCTTTAATCCTATCCAAGGTGTTGTGCCAAATAGCTTAGAAAATTACGACAACGAAGTGTTAAAGCTGACAGCTGGCTGCTCTGTGATCGTAACCGGTGAGATTGTTGAATCTCCTGGCGCTGGCCAAGCCTATGAGCTGCAAGTGACTGACGTTGAAGTCACTGGTTGGGTTGAAGATCCAGACACTTACCCAATGGCGGCTAAGCGTCACTCTATCGAGCATTTACGCGAATTGGCGCACTTACGTCCACGTACCAACATCATTGGTGCCGTTGCCCGCGTACGTAACTGTTTGTCTCAAGCGATTCACCGTTTCTACCACGAAAACGGTTTCGTATGGGTGTCTACACCGCTGATCACCGCATCAGACTGTGAAGGCGCGGGTGAAATGTTCCGTGTATCCACACTGGATATGGAAAACCTGCCACGCACCGACGATGGCAAAGTGGACTATGACAAAGACTTCTTCGGTAAAGAGGCGTTCTTAACCGTATCGGGCCAGCTGAACGGCGAGACCTACGCCTGTGCTCTGTCAAAAATCTATACCTTTGGCCCGACGTTCCGTGCTGAAAACTCAAACACCAGCCGCCACTTAGCGGAATTCTGGATGGTTGAGCCAGAAGTCGCCTTCGCTACCTTAAGCGATATCGCCAGCCTTGCTGAAGGCATGCTGAAATACGCCTTCAACGCCGTATTAGCCGAGCGTATGGACGATCTAGAATTCTTCGCCCAGCACGTGGATAAAACCGTGATTGAGCGTCTGCAATCTTTCGTATCGAGTGATTTCGCCCAGGTGGATTACACCGATGCAGTAGACATTCTGCAAAAATGTGGCCGTGAGTTCGAGTTCCCAGTGTCTTGGGGTATCGACTTATCTTCTGAGCACGAGCGTTATCTGGCCGAAGAGCACTTCAAAGCCCCTGTGGTTGTGAAGAACTATCCAAAAGATATCAAAGCCTTCTACATGCGCCTTAACGAAGACGGTAAAACCGTTGCCGCGATGGACGTGTTAGCCCCAGGCATCGGTGAAATCATCGGTGGTTCACAACGTGAAGAGCGTTTAGACGTGCTGGATATGCGTTTAGAAGAAATGGATCTGAACAAAGAAGATTACTGGTGGTACCGCGATCTGCGCCGTTACGGCACAGTGCCACACTCAGGTTTCGGTCTGGGCTTCGAGCGTTTAGTGTCTTACGTGACGGGCGTATCGAACATCCGTGACGTGATCCCATTCCCACGCGCGCCACGCACTGCGAACTTCTAA
- a CDS encoding D-alanine--D-alanine ligase, which yields MSKINLLLLCGGGSAEHDISLLSANYFETSLAKSEQFNVLRVVLDKFGQYQTTTGDDCELTNNREIRFRDETKSPWPVDYVIPCIHGYPGETGDIQSYFNLIQLPYFGCESEASSNCFNKITAKMWFSALGIPNTPYIFLNQYDDEAIAQTQAALENWGSIFVKAASQGSSVGCYKVDDSSKVAGVLKDAFGYAPYVIVEKTIKARELEVAVYEYQGEVVATLPGEIICDSNTFYTFDEKYAKSSKARTDVVAQNVPTDISEQIRAYAIKAFKGMKLRHLSRIDFFLTQDNEILLNEINTFPGSTPISMFPKMLQNHGHDFTEYLSLVINGQLATK from the coding sequence ATGTCAAAAATCAATTTACTTTTGCTGTGCGGCGGTGGAAGTGCGGAACACGATATTTCCCTACTGTCGGCTAATTATTTTGAAACCTCATTAGCAAAATCCGAGCAGTTTAATGTACTGCGCGTGGTACTGGACAAGTTCGGCCAATACCAAACCACCACAGGCGATGACTGTGAGCTGACCAATAACCGCGAAATTCGCTTCCGTGATGAAACTAAGTCGCCTTGGCCTGTGGATTATGTCATTCCTTGTATTCACGGCTATCCGGGCGAGACAGGCGATATTCAGTCTTACTTTAATCTTATCCAACTGCCCTACTTTGGTTGTGAGTCCGAAGCCAGCAGCAACTGCTTTAACAAGATCACCGCTAAAATGTGGTTCAGTGCCTTAGGCATTCCTAACACACCTTATATCTTCTTAAATCAATACGATGATGAAGCGATTGCCCAAACCCAAGCGGCGCTCGAAAACTGGGGTTCGATTTTCGTCAAGGCCGCATCCCAAGGCTCATCGGTCGGTTGCTATAAGGTCGATGACAGCAGCAAAGTGGCTGGCGTGTTAAAAGATGCCTTTGGTTATGCGCCCTATGTGATCGTCGAAAAAACCATTAAGGCCCGTGAGCTAGAAGTCGCCGTCTATGAGTATCAAGGCGAAGTGGTTGCGACGCTGCCGGGCGAAATCATCTGTGATAGCAATACCTTCTACACCTTCGATGAGAAATACGCCAAGAGCAGTAAGGCACGCACTGATGTGGTCGCGCAAAATGTGCCAACTGACATTAGCGAGCAGATCCGCGCCTATGCGATTAAAGCCTTTAAGGGCATGAAGCTGCGCCATCTGTCACGCATCGACTTTTTCTTAACCCAAGATAATGAAATTCTGCTCAACGAAATCAATACCTTCCCGGGTTCGACGCCGATTTCGATGTTCCCTAAGATGTTGCAAAACCATGGGCATGATTTTACCGAATACTTAAGTTTGGTGATTAACGGCCAGTTAGCGACTAAGTGA
- a CDS encoding bifunctional diguanylate cyclase/phosphodiesterase → MDEGIAVTGSIGEINAQFNQSVSLECYNGILSMLLNGAPLAEILHALVLKIEDQRLGTHASVLLLSEDGKKLLTGAAPHLPVSYNQAIHGVEIGPGVGSCGTAAFTGQRVIVDDIEHHPYWALYKQFALAHGLRACWSEPIKDTQGKVLGTFAMYYEIVKVPTAADLTLISEAARLASLAVERSRSLEFQRLAVKIFDRLPLSLVITNASHSVLYANAAFTQMVYPETTDIHDFCPEHFFSPSEPHEIDSLFQHLSEGKMWQGELIGLRNNGETFYLDLTVTVFREPHSNENSFAWLFSDISERKKAAQLIKYQANNDPLTGLANRNALFRQIQELISADSLTPGFSFMLMDLDNFKQVNDTYGHDKGDALLVQVVEQIKTCLNEQAVFARLGGDEFALLLPGLVTQRELSQLADKINKRVYQRYELSHDKGVYSSVSIGIARFPEDALDLEQLLNCADQAMYISKADGRNRYHFFTEQMQQNAERIANLHTLLKQALEQEAFELYFQPIVDATTGLVQRAEVLLRWQHEGQFISPDEFIPIAENSGLIVNIGRYVRKAVMQAIIDMQALGWPINLAVNVSTFEFWSHELQDAFCDSFADIIEELGLIEFPYELITLEITESLLMKQHVHLIQVLNELRGRGIKISLDDFGTGYSSLSYLANFPIDQIKIDKSFIDRLDEGERHLALIEAIVRLSHALNLSVTAEGVETLAQLKVMMENHIQEIQGYIFYKPMPKAAFFELLAEQAATHHHS, encoded by the coding sequence ATGGACGAAGGAATTGCGGTTACGGGCAGTATCGGCGAGATTAATGCTCAGTTTAATCAAAGCGTTAGCTTAGAATGCTATAACGGCATCTTGTCTATGCTGCTCAATGGTGCGCCATTAGCAGAAATCCTCCATGCTTTAGTCTTAAAAATTGAAGATCAGCGTTTAGGCACGCATGCCTCCGTATTGCTACTCAGCGAAGACGGCAAAAAGCTGCTCACGGGCGCCGCGCCCCATTTACCCGTCAGTTATAACCAAGCCATCCATGGGGTCGAAATAGGTCCTGGGGTTGGCTCCTGCGGTACCGCGGCGTTCACGGGGCAACGGGTGATTGTCGATGACATTGAACATCATCCCTATTGGGCGCTGTATAAACAGTTTGCATTAGCCCACGGGCTAAGGGCTTGTTGGTCTGAACCTATCAAAGATACTCAAGGCAAGGTCCTCGGCACCTTTGCCATGTACTACGAAATCGTAAAAGTACCGACGGCTGCGGATTTAACCTTGATTTCTGAGGCGGCAAGGCTGGCGAGCTTAGCGGTAGAGCGCAGTCGGTCACTCGAATTTCAGCGCCTTGCGGTGAAAATATTTGATCGCCTACCTCTGTCGTTAGTCATCACCAATGCCAGCCATTCCGTGCTCTATGCAAACGCTGCGTTTACCCAGATGGTTTATCCTGAAACCACTGATATTCATGATTTTTGCCCCGAGCACTTTTTCTCTCCCTCTGAGCCCCACGAAATCGATTCCCTGTTTCAACATCTGTCCGAAGGGAAAATGTGGCAGGGTGAGTTGATTGGCCTGCGTAATAACGGTGAAACCTTTTACCTCGATTTAACCGTGACCGTGTTTCGCGAGCCCCATAGTAACGAGAATAGTTTTGCTTGGTTATTTTCCGATATCAGTGAGCGTAAAAAGGCGGCGCAGTTAATTAAGTATCAAGCCAACAATGATCCCCTCACTGGCTTGGCAAACCGTAATGCCTTGTTTAGACAAATCCAAGAGCTGATCTCCGCCGACAGCTTAACCCCAGGTTTTAGCTTTATGCTGATGGATTTAGATAACTTTAAACAAGTGAACGATACCTATGGCCACGACAAAGGGGATGCGCTGCTGGTGCAGGTCGTGGAGCAGATTAAGACCTGCTTGAACGAGCAAGCGGTATTTGCCCGCTTAGGGGGCGATGAGTTTGCGCTGCTGCTTCCAGGGCTTGTGACACAAAGAGAATTGTCGCAGCTTGCTGATAAGATTAATAAACGTGTGTATCAACGTTATGAATTGTCCCATGACAAAGGCGTATATAGCTCGGTCAGCATAGGGATCGCGCGCTTTCCCGAGGATGCGCTGGATCTGGAGCAACTGTTAAACTGCGCCGATCAGGCGATGTATATCTCCAAGGCGGATGGTCGTAACCGTTACCATTTTTTCACCGAGCAAATGCAGCAAAATGCCGAGCGCATTGCGAATTTGCATACACTGCTGAAACAAGCCTTAGAACAAGAAGCCTTCGAGCTGTATTTTCAGCCGATTGTGGATGCGACAACAGGGCTTGTTCAGCGCGCCGAAGTGCTGCTGCGTTGGCAGCACGAGGGACAGTTTATTTCCCCCGATGAGTTTATTCCCATCGCCGAGAACAGCGGTTTAATCGTTAACATTGGTCGCTATGTACGCAAAGCCGTGATGCAAGCCATCATCGACATGCAAGCTCTAGGCTGGCCAATCAATTTAGCGGTGAACGTGTCGACCTTTGAGTTTTGGTCCCATGAGTTGCAGGATGCGTTTTGTGACTCCTTTGCCGATATTATCGAAGAGCTGGGGTTAATTGAGTTTCCCTACGAGCTTATCACCCTAGAAATCACTGAATCGCTGCTGATGAAACAGCATGTGCATCTAATCCAAGTGCTGAACGAGTTACGCGGAAGAGGCATTAAAATCTCCCTCGATGACTTTGGCACCGGTTATTCTTCCTTATCCTATTTGGCGAATTTCCCTATCGATCAAATCAAAATCGATAAGAGTTTTATCGATAGGTTAGATGAAGGTGAGCGCCACCTCGCATTGATTGAGGCGATTGTGCGCTTAAGTCATGCGCTGAATTTGAGTGTGACGGCAGAAGGGGTGGAAACCCTGGCGCAGCTTAAGGTGATGATGGAAAACCATATTCAAGAAATTCAAGGCTATATCTTTTATAAGCCCATGCCCAAGGCGGCATTTTTTGAGTTACTTGCCGAGCAGGCTGCGACTCATCACCATTCATGA
- a CDS encoding RsmB/NOP family class I SAM-dependent RNA methyltransferase, whose product MLNSPLSASSNELVISILAMVLSEGKPLDRAYSQHFSGLKLVPAEQARIATVTGDILRRLNLYCFLAEIKPEEMERLGSKLLNVWHLFHKLELPKMQYSLPVDAERLAERIEQAKNQPVLWDGCPEWLDAMGQAQLAASWEKERAALSTPPKRFLRVNGLKVTRDELAQKLAAEFVTTQAVDGVDSALEVTSDSALFRTNCFKDGLFEQQDAGSQRVAAALDAKPGMRVIDACAGAGGKTLHIAAQMQGKGRLLAMDVEQWKLDNLKERARRNGAHNIETRLIVGSKTIKRLKLSADRVLLDVPCSGLGVLKRNPDAKWRDTAERLPVLMELQKHILSSYSRMVKVGGIVVYATCSIFPCENRGQVDAFLAENPNFRLLEDETISPAETGFDGFYLAKLERIQE is encoded by the coding sequence ATGTTGAATTCTCCGCTTTCTGCCAGCTCGAATGAATTAGTGATCAGTATCTTAGCTATGGTACTGAGCGAAGGAAAACCCTTAGACCGGGCCTATTCTCAGCATTTTTCGGGGTTAAAGTTAGTGCCCGCCGAACAGGCGCGTATTGCCACCGTGACGGGCGATATTCTTCGCCGGTTAAATCTGTATTGTTTCTTAGCCGAAATTAAGCCGGAAGAAATGGAGCGTTTAGGCTCTAAGCTGCTTAATGTGTGGCACTTATTCCACAAGTTAGAACTGCCAAAAATGCAGTATTCCTTGCCGGTCGATGCCGAGCGTTTAGCCGAGCGTATCGAACAGGCTAAGAACCAACCTGTACTTTGGGACGGTTGCCCAGAATGGTTAGATGCAATGGGTCAAGCCCAGCTTGCTGCATCCTGGGAGAAGGAGCGCGCCGCCTTAAGCACTCCGCCAAAACGTTTCCTACGGGTCAATGGCCTTAAAGTGACTCGTGATGAGTTAGCGCAAAAACTGGCGGCCGAGTTTGTTACCACCCAAGCGGTCGATGGCGTTGATTCAGCCCTTGAAGTAACCTCAGATTCCGCGCTATTTCGCACTAACTGTTTTAAAGACGGATTATTTGAGCAGCAAGATGCTGGCTCACAACGAGTGGCCGCGGCGCTCGATGCTAAACCGGGCATGCGCGTGATCGATGCCTGCGCGGGCGCAGGGGGCAAGACCTTGCATATCGCCGCGCAGATGCAGGGCAAAGGCCGTTTATTGGCGATGGATGTGGAGCAATGGAAACTCGACAACCTTAAAGAACGCGCCCGCCGTAATGGTGCCCATAATATCGAAACCCGATTAATTGTCGGCTCAAAAACCATCAAACGCTTAAAACTCAGCGCCGATCGCGTGCTGCTCGATGTGCCTTGCTCAGGCCTTGGGGTATTAAAGCGCAATCCCGATGCCAAATGGCGTGATACCGCCGAGCGTTTGCCGGTTTTGATGGAGTTGCAAAAGCATATCTTAAGCAGCTATAGCCGCATGGTGAAGGTGGGTGGCATTGTGGTGTATGCGACCTGCTCAATTTTCCCCTGTGAAAACCGCGGCCAAGTGGATGCTTTCTTAGCGGAAAACCCTAATTTCCGTTTACTCGAAGATGAAACCATCAGTCCCGCCGAGACGGGTTTCGATGGCTTTTATTTAGCGAAACTCGAGCGAATTCAAGAATAA
- a CDS encoding sugar MFS transporter codes for MASSINTSSHTSSVSEAGNGNYRFALVSLTSLFFMWGFITCLNDILIPHLKAVFSLNYTQAMLIQFCFFGAYFLVSIPAGQLVKRLGYQKGIVTGLVIASIGCGLFYPAASFATYGLFLGALFVLASGITILQVAANPYVNALGSSETASSRLNLTQAFNALGTTVAPFFGSILILSVAASVSSELAQANAEAEVVKLPYLLLAAALAVLAVIFAKLDLPVIREHSEAAAGEVQTHLGKTSALQSMHLVLGAVGIFVYVGAEVSIGSFLVNFLGEAHIVGMPEEQAAHYIAYYWGGAMVGRFIGSAVMQKIPAGTVLAFNAFMAALLVLVAMTTSGSVAMWAILGVGLFNSIMFPTIFSLALRDLGPHTSQGSGILCLAIVGGAIVPLLQGVLADNLGIQLAFILPVVCYGFILFYGAKGSKM; via the coding sequence ATGGCGTCATCTATAAACACCAGCAGCCACACGAGCAGCGTGAGCGAGGCGGGAAACGGTAATTATCGTTTCGCGTTAGTCTCATTGACCTCACTGTTTTTTATGTGGGGCTTTATTACTTGTCTGAACGATATTCTGATCCCCCATCTTAAGGCGGTGTTTTCACTCAATTACACCCAAGCGATGTTGATCCAGTTTTGCTTCTTTGGCGCTTATTTTCTGGTGTCGATCCCGGCGGGACAGCTGGTAAAACGACTCGGTTATCAAAAGGGCATAGTCACAGGTTTAGTGATTGCGAGTATCGGTTGTGGTTTGTTCTATCCAGCAGCCTCCTTTGCCACCTACGGATTGTTCCTCGGTGCCTTGTTTGTCTTGGCATCAGGGATCACTATTTTACAAGTGGCGGCTAACCCCTATGTTAACGCGCTTGGCAGCAGCGAGACCGCATCGAGCCGCTTGAATCTGACACAAGCCTTTAACGCGCTAGGGACCACAGTTGCGCCATTTTTTGGCTCGATTCTGATCTTATCCGTTGCCGCTTCAGTGTCTTCTGAATTAGCCCAAGCCAATGCCGAAGCAGAAGTCGTTAAGCTGCCTTACTTATTGCTGGCTGCGGCGCTTGCGGTACTGGCGGTGATTTTCGCTAAGCTCGATTTGCCCGTGATCCGTGAACACAGCGAAGCCGCAGCAGGCGAAGTACAAACCCATTTAGGCAAGACCAGTGCGCTGCAAAGCATGCATTTAGTGCTGGGAGCGGTGGGGATTTTTGTCTATGTGGGCGCAGAAGTCTCGATTGGTAGCTTCTTAGTTAACTTCCTCGGCGAAGCACACATCGTCGGTATGCCAGAAGAGCAAGCGGCCCATTACATCGCCTATTATTGGGGCGGCGCTATGGTCGGACGCTTTATCGGTTCGGCGGTAATGCAAAAAATCCCCGCAGGTACTGTGCTTGCCTTCAATGCCTTTATGGCGGCATTGTTGGTGCTGGTGGCCATGACCACAAGTGGCAGTGTCGCCATGTGGGCGATTTTGGGCGTGGGATTATTTAACTCAATTATGTTCCCCACTATTTTCAGCCTAGCGCTGCGTGACCTAGGTCCACACACGTCTCAGGGTAGCGGTATTCTGTGTTTAGCCATTGTCGGTGGTGCGATTGTGCCATTATTACAGGGCGTATTAGCCGATAACTTAGGCATTCAATTGGCCTTTATTCTGCCTGTGGTGTGTTACGGTTTTATCCTGTTCTACGGCGCGAAAGGTTCTAAAATGTAA
- a CDS encoding alpha-glucosidase — MSELTWWRGAVIYQIYPRSLLDTNGDGVGDLRGIITKLDYIASLNVDAIWISPFFKSPMADFGYDISDYREVDPLFGTMQDFDELIEKAHQRGIKVIIDQVLSHTSDQHAWFCESRESRTNPKADWYVWADPKEDGTAPNNWLAIFGGCAWEWEPRRQQYYLHNFLRSQPDINFHNPDVRQAVLDNVEFWLKKGVDGFRLDAITFCYHDEQLRDNPAKPKDKRQGRGFSEDNPYAYQYHYYNNDRPQTILFIEELRQLINRYPGAVTLGEVSAEDSLAVMAAYTKGEDRLHMAYSFELLTDDYSAAYIRQTVEALEASIGDGWPCWAIGNHDAQRVASRWGRGKQTSDMVKMLNAMVNSLRGSVCSYQGEELGLTEAPIEYHELQDPFGKTFWPMFKGRDGCRTPMPWEQNADFGGFSQVTPWLPVANAHRALAVDVQEADSQSMLHGYRQFLAWRKGYPALVEGEIEFLDAPEPLLVLVRTLGEQKLLVCFNLQDTEQALSLNALSIQQEITGHGLKTAQRVADTLTFSAYACFYALLN; from the coding sequence ATGAGTGAGTTAACTTGGTGGCGTGGAGCCGTGATCTATCAAATCTATCCACGTAGCCTTTTGGATACTAATGGTGATGGTGTTGGCGATCTGCGCGGTATTATCACCAAGTTGGACTATATTGCCAGCCTGAATGTGGATGCGATTTGGATTTCGCCATTCTTTAAATCCCCGATGGCCGACTTTGGTTACGATATCAGTGACTATCGCGAGGTTGATCCTCTGTTTGGCACTATGCAGGATTTCGATGAGCTGATTGAAAAAGCCCATCAACGTGGCATTAAAGTCATTATCGACCAAGTGCTAAGCCATACCTCAGATCAACATGCGTGGTTTTGTGAGAGCCGCGAGAGCCGCACCAATCCTAAGGCCGATTGGTATGTGTGGGCCGATCCTAAGGAAGATGGTACCGCGCCAAACAACTGGTTAGCGATTTTCGGCGGTTGCGCCTGGGAGTGGGAGCCGCGCAGACAACAATATTATCTGCACAACTTTTTACGCAGCCAGCCCGACATCAACTTCCACAATCCCGACGTGCGTCAAGCCGTGTTAGATAATGTGGAGTTTTGGTTGAAGAAGGGCGTCGATGGTTTCCGCTTAGATGCCATTACCTTCTGTTATCACGATGAGCAGCTTCGGGATAATCCGGCAAAACCTAAGGATAAACGCCAAGGGCGCGGATTCAGTGAAGATAATCCCTATGCCTATCAGTACCATTACTACAATAATGATAGACCGCAAACGATTCTATTTATTGAAGAATTACGCCAGTTAATCAATCGCTATCCAGGTGCGGTGACCTTAGGCGAAGTTTCCGCCGAGGATTCACTCGCCGTGATGGCCGCCTATACCAAGGGCGAAGATCGCTTACATATGGCCTACAGTTTCGAGCTGCTGACCGATGACTATAGCGCCGCTTATATTCGCCAAACGGTAGAAGCACTGGAAGCAAGTATTGGTGATGGTTGGCCCTGCTGGGCGATAGGTAATCACGATGCACAGCGCGTCGCCAGCCGTTGGGGACGTGGTAAGCAAACTTCCGATATGGTGAAAATGCTCAATGCCATGGTTAACTCATTGCGAGGCAGTGTCTGTAGCTATCAAGGGGAAGAGCTGGGTTTAACCGAAGCGCCGATAGAATACCACGAGTTGCAGGACCCCTTCGGCAAAACCTTCTGGCCAATGTTTAAGGGCCGTGATGGCTGCCGAACGCCAATGCCGTGGGAACAAAATGCTGATTTTGGTGGCTTTAGCCAAGTGACACCTTGGTTGCCTGTGGCGAATGCACACAGAGCACTGGCGGTTGATGTGCAGGAAGCCGATAGCCAATCGATGTTACATGGCTACCGTCAGTTCCTTGCATGGCGCAAAGGCTATCCCGCTTTGGTTGAAGGGGAAATTGAATTCCTCGATGCGCCAGAACCTTTATTGGTATTGGTGCGTACGCTCGGGGAGCAAAAGCTACTGGTGTGCTTTAACCTACAAGATACAGAGCAGGCATTATCACTGAATGCCCTCAGCATCCAGCAAGAAATTACCGGTCACGGTTTGAAAACTGCGCAAAGGGTCGCCGACACATTGACATTTTCGGCCTATGCCTGCTTTTATGCGTTGTTGAATTAG